In Methanobacterium bryantii, the following proteins share a genomic window:
- the mcm gene encoding minichromosome maintenance protein MCM, which produces MDTITEKSKTSVAKFEEFFSTPECKEIVSEALAKYPDERSVVVNYLQLEMFDPDLADLLIEKPEEVIQAAQKAIKNIDTARKNADLQVRFENLSNVIPLRDLKSKYIGKFVAVDGIIRKANEIRPRIVNAMFECRSCMRLHEVPQKSNMISEPALCQECGGRSFRLMQDESEFIDTQTTKLQEPLENLSGGEQPRQINVVLEDDLVDTITPGDIIRITGTLKTVRDEQTKLFKNYIYCNYIDALEQEFEELKISEEDEEKIKELAANPDVYNKIINSTAPSIQGYREVKEAIALQLFGGCVKELEDKTRIRGDIHILIVGDPGIGKSQILKYVSKLAPRGIYTSGKGTSGVGLTAAAVKDDLGGWSLEAGALVLADRGNACVDELDKMRSEDRSAIHEALEQQTISIAKAGIMATLNSRCAMLAAANPKFGRFDRYKSVAEQINLPAPILSRFDLIFVVEDKPDAERDRKLAGHILNIHQTAEIPFEIDPELLRKYIAYARKQSSPELTDGAIEVLKEFYVGMRGSAEDEDSPVPITARQLEALVRLSEANCKIRLGKEVTSDDAKRAIKLQQDCMRQVGLDPDTGKVDIDKVEGRTPKSERDKIKLIMNIIKELGEEYDGKVPRDIIIEEASAKHNIGEDKAEQIVNKLHQQGMIIESGRNHYKAI; this is translated from the coding sequence ATGGACACCATAACCGAAAAATCAAAAACATCAGTAGCAAAATTTGAAGAGTTTTTCAGCACACCTGAATGCAAAGAGATTGTTTCTGAAGCGCTCGCCAAGTATCCTGACGAAAGATCTGTAGTAGTGAACTATTTACAGCTCGAGATGTTTGACCCGGACTTGGCGGATTTGCTGATCGAAAAACCGGAAGAGGTTATACAGGCAGCACAAAAGGCAATAAAAAACATAGATACAGCCAGGAAAAATGCGGATTTACAGGTGAGGTTTGAAAATTTAAGTAATGTAATTCCTTTAAGGGACCTAAAAAGTAAGTATATTGGTAAATTCGTTGCAGTTGACGGAATTATTAGGAAAGCCAACGAAATTCGTCCGCGAATTGTAAATGCAATGTTTGAATGTCGAAGCTGCATGAGGCTTCATGAAGTTCCTCAAAAAAGCAACATGATAAGCGAACCTGCACTATGTCAAGAGTGCGGTGGCAGATCATTTAGATTAATGCAAGATGAATCTGAATTTATTGATACACAAACCACAAAGCTTCAAGAACCTCTTGAAAACTTATCTGGGGGAGAACAGCCCAGACAGATTAATGTAGTTCTGGAAGATGATCTTGTAGACACCATCACTCCTGGAGACATTATAAGAATTACTGGAACCCTGAAAACTGTTCGAGACGAACAGACAAAACTTTTTAAAAATTATATTTACTGTAACTACATTGATGCACTTGAACAGGAATTTGAAGAACTTAAAATAAGTGAAGAAGACGAAGAGAAAATAAAAGAACTTGCAGCCAATCCTGACGTTTATAATAAGATTATCAATTCAACAGCACCTTCTATACAGGGTTATAGAGAAGTAAAAGAAGCTATAGCTCTCCAATTATTTGGAGGCTGTGTAAAGGAGCTTGAAGATAAAACCAGGATCAGGGGAGATATTCACATACTTATTGTCGGTGATCCCGGTATTGGTAAATCTCAAATACTTAAATATGTATCAAAACTGGCACCAAGGGGAATATATACAAGTGGTAAAGGTACAAGTGGTGTAGGGCTTACTGCGGCTGCTGTTAAGGACGATCTCGGAGGATGGTCACTTGAAGCAGGTGCATTGGTCTTAGCAGATAGAGGTAATGCTTGCGTAGACGAACTGGATAAAATGAGGTCCGAAGACAGGTCTGCTATACACGAAGCATTAGAACAGCAGACAATAAGTATTGCAAAAGCAGGTATAATGGCAACATTGAACTCAAGATGTGCCATGCTCGCAGCAGCGAACCCAAAATTTGGAAGATTTGACCGTTATAAATCTGTTGCAGAACAGATAAACCTTCCAGCCCCAATACTTTCAAGGTTTGACCTTATATTTGTTGTGGAAGATAAACCTGACGCTGAAAGAGATAGGAAACTGGCAGGCCACATTTTGAACATACATCAAACCGCAGAAATTCCTTTTGAGATTGATCCAGAACTCTTAAGGAAATATATTGCGTATGCAAGAAAACAAAGCAGCCCAGAACTTACTGATGGGGCTATTGAAGTACTTAAAGAGTTTTATGTTGGAATGAGAGGTAGTGCAGAAGATGAAGATTCTCCAGTTCCAATTACAGCTCGTCAGCTGGAAGCATTAGTCCGATTATCTGAGGCAAATTGTAAAATACGCTTAGGAAAAGAAGTTACCTCTGACGACGCAAAAAGGGCTATTAAACTGCAACAAGACTGTATGAGACAAGTTGGTCTTGATCCAGATACTGGTAAAGTTGACATCGACAAAGTAGAAGGACGTACACCTAAATCCGAACGTGATAAAATTAAATTGATTATGAATATAATTAAAGAACTTGGAGAAGAATATGATGGTAAAGTTCCAAGAGACATAATTATAGAAGAAGCGTCTGCTAAACATAATATAGGTGAAGATAAAGCTGAGCAAATAGTAAATAAACTGCATCAACAAGGAATGATAATAGAGTCAGGTAGAAATCATTATAAAGCAATTTAA
- a CDS encoding RlmE family RNA methyltransferase, with product MSEKWKIESKCEHYYKMAKKEKYRSRASYKLIQLNKKFRIIKPRDYVVDLGAAPGGWSQVALDIVGDNGKVVAVDLQRIRPFEHENFIQITGDFTKSETVEKIKDALEWNADVILSDAAPKLTGIKDIDQLKSIDIVENALKIADEVLKIDGSMIIKVFQGEGFQSLLKEVKKKFKIVKTTKPPSSRKKSVEMYLIALKKY from the coding sequence ATGAGTGAAAAATGGAAAATTGAAAGTAAATGTGAACATTACTATAAAATGGCAAAAAAGGAAAAATACCGATCCAGAGCATCATACAAATTAATACAGCTCAATAAAAAATTCAGGATTATTAAACCTCGAGATTACGTGGTAGATTTAGGTGCTGCACCTGGAGGCTGGTCTCAAGTAGCGCTAGATATAGTTGGAGATAACGGAAAAGTTGTTGCTGTGGATCTTCAAAGAATTAGGCCCTTTGAGCATGAAAATTTTATCCAGATTACAGGAGATTTCACAAAAAGTGAAACTGTAGAAAAAATAAAAGATGCGCTTGAATGGAATGCAGATGTGATTTTATCTGATGCTGCACCTAAACTAACTGGAATAAAGGATATTGATCAACTCAAATCTATTGACATCGTGGAAAATGCCTTAAAAATTGCAGATGAAGTCCTTAAAATTGATGGAAGTATGATTATAAAAGTTTTTCAGGGAGAAGGCTTTCAATCACTTCTTAAGGAGGTCAAAAAGAAATTTAAAATAGTTAAAACAACGAAACCTCCGTCTTCAAGGAAGAAAAGTGTTGAAATGTATTTAATAGCCTTGAAAAAATATTAG
- a CDS encoding metallophosphoesterase — MLIGVISDTHIPERASKIPEKVFDIFKDVDMILHAGDMVSYDVMEELEKIAPTKCSQGNMDRACGIKLPKSVVFEVEGIKIGLNHGQVYPRGDTQQLKYIAMELGVEILITGHTHWSFITELEDVLLLNPGSPTVPRLSDPSVMLLKIENKKVDVEIIKIGKPVCKALNFQKPE, encoded by the coding sequence ATGTTAATTGGCGTTATATCCGATACTCACATTCCAGAGAGAGCTTCAAAGATACCTGAAAAAGTTTTTGATATATTTAAAGATGTGGATATGATCCTGCATGCAGGAGATATGGTATCTTACGATGTAATGGAAGAACTTGAAAAAATAGCTCCAACTAAATGTTCTCAAGGGAATATGGACCGGGCTTGCGGTATTAAACTTCCAAAAAGTGTTGTTTTTGAGGTTGAAGGCATAAAAATTGGGCTCAACCATGGTCAAGTCTATCCAAGAGGAGATACCCAACAGTTAAAATATATTGCAATGGAACTTGGAGTTGAAATTCTTATTACAGGCCATACTCACTGGTCATTTATAACTGAATTAGAAGATGTGCTTCTTTTAAATCCAGGCAGTCCTACTGTTCCGAGGTTATCAGACCCATCAGTTATGCTTCTAAAAATTGAAAATAAAAAAGTTGATGTAGAAATAATTAAAATTGGAAAACCTGTATGTAAGGCCCTTAATTTCCAGAAACCAGAATAA
- the topA gene encoding DNA topoisomerase I, with product MHEVIICEKPKSSEKIANALSRNTIKNSYKKVPYYEFEENGKKTTVLSAVGHLYSLSPTNSRQDKIFDIDWVPLYDKDKQKKYVKNYVDAIKKLAKGADKFVHACDYDIEGTVIGYNALKYACGEDSIDKATRMKFSTLTKEDIVKAYENPIPIDFHQVDSGIARHVLDFLFGVNISKYLTDSVREATSRYVQLSAGRVQTPTLSILVAREKEIKNFKPIPYWLIKAALEDDIIADHKAGKIFERKEADGILADCGNADALVTDVTLRENKRTPPVPFDLGSLQSEAYGVFGFSPKRTQQIAQNLYTEGYTSYPRTSSQKLPKSIGYDKILKQLSKNAEFKKHVDALKKPLKPNEGKKTDEAHPAIHPTGTLPTGLDTNEQKLYELIVYRFISVFGEDALQESMKTKLNINSQEFSFSRKRMAKMGWLEHYPFRKIEDEKFPDIKKGDTLKVNEILCEEKETKPPARYNQASLIRELEKRGLGTKSTRANIISILYDRKYIEGQKIQVNELGEHLIDTLKEYSEDITSEELTRKFETELEEIMADKITKDRVIDEAKVELSSILDDIDKNKSKIGEKLYEAYQESRIVGQCKCGGNLVMKYSYRTKGTFVGCSAYPKCKVTYPIPRGTNVLKTKCEKCGLPMISFGKPRQRACLDPKCGRNGKESTNEVVGVCPQCGEQLIKRMGRYGEFIGCSGFPKCRFTKSVEEQEAK from the coding sequence ATGCATGAAGTCATAATTTGTGAAAAGCCAAAATCATCTGAGAAAATAGCTAATGCGCTTTCTAGAAATACAATTAAAAATAGCTATAAGAAGGTTCCGTACTATGAATTTGAAGAAAATGGGAAAAAAACAACCGTATTATCTGCGGTAGGACATTTATACTCTCTTTCACCTACAAATTCAAGACAGGACAAAATTTTTGATATAGATTGGGTTCCACTTTATGATAAAGATAAACAGAAAAAATATGTTAAAAATTATGTGGATGCCATAAAAAAGCTTGCAAAAGGCGCTGATAAATTTGTTCATGCTTGCGATTACGATATAGAAGGAACTGTAATCGGATATAATGCATTGAAGTATGCATGTGGTGAAGACAGCATAGATAAAGCTACAAGGATGAAATTTTCAACCCTTACCAAAGAAGACATAGTTAAAGCTTATGAAAACCCAATCCCTATCGATTTTCATCAGGTTGATAGTGGTATTGCAAGGCACGTACTTGATTTTTTATTTGGGGTTAATATATCCAAATATCTCACTGATTCTGTAAGGGAAGCTACATCCAGGTATGTTCAGCTTTCTGCAGGTAGAGTCCAAACTCCAACACTTTCTATACTGGTTGCACGTGAAAAAGAGATTAAAAACTTCAAACCAATTCCTTACTGGCTTATAAAAGCTGCTCTTGAAGATGATATAATTGCTGATCATAAAGCAGGGAAAATATTTGAAAGGAAAGAAGCAGACGGCATCTTAGCTGACTGTGGGAATGCAGATGCACTTGTAACAGATGTTACTTTAAGGGAAAACAAAAGAACACCTCCAGTTCCTTTCGATCTGGGAAGTCTCCAGTCAGAAGCTTATGGTGTATTCGGATTCAGCCCTAAAAGGACCCAGCAAATTGCTCAAAACCTTTATACCGAAGGTTACACTTCTTATCCTCGTACTTCTTCACAGAAACTCCCAAAAAGTATAGGATACGACAAGATACTTAAACAATTGAGTAAAAATGCAGAGTTCAAAAAGCATGTAGATGCACTCAAAAAACCTTTAAAACCAAATGAAGGTAAAAAAACAGATGAAGCACACCCTGCTATTCACCCAACAGGTACGTTACCTACTGGGCTGGATACAAATGAGCAGAAGCTCTATGAACTTATAGTTTACCGGTTTATATCAGTATTTGGAGAAGATGCACTTCAAGAATCCATGAAAACGAAATTAAATATTAATTCGCAGGAATTTTCATTCAGCAGGAAAAGAATGGCAAAAATGGGATGGCTTGAACATTATCCCTTCAGGAAAATTGAAGATGAAAAATTCCCTGACATTAAGAAAGGGGATACATTAAAGGTTAATGAAATTTTATGTGAAGAAAAGGAAACAAAACCACCTGCAAGATACAATCAAGCTTCTTTAATACGTGAACTCGAGAAAAGAGGCCTAGGTACTAAATCAACCAGGGCAAATATAATATCTATTCTCTATGATAGAAAATACATTGAAGGTCAGAAGATACAGGTTAATGAACTTGGTGAACACCTTATAGATACATTGAAAGAGTATTCTGAAGATATAACAAGTGAGGAGCTTACAAGAAAGTTCGAAACAGAACTTGAAGAGATAATGGCCGATAAAATTACCAAAGACAGAGTTATAGACGAAGCCAAAGTCGAACTTTCATCTATTCTCGACGATATTGATAAAAATAAATCTAAGATTGGTGAGAAACTGTATGAGGCTTACCAGGAAAGCAGAATTGTAGGTCAATGTAAATGCGGCGGTAACCTTGTTATGAAATATTCTTACAGGACCAAAGGTACATTTGTAGGGTGTTCTGCTTATCCAAAATGTAAGGTAACTTACCCTATACCTAGAGGTACTAATGTACTTAAAACCAAATGTGAAAAATGCGGGCTTCCAATGATATCATTTGGAAAACCGCGCCAAAGAGCATGTTTGGACCCAAAATGCGGTAGAAATGGTAAAGAATCAACAAATGAAGTTGTCGGTGTTTGTCCACAGTGTGGTGAACAGCTGATTAAGCGAATGGGTCGTTATGGTGAATTTATAGGCTGCAGTGGGTTCCCAAAATGCAGATTTACAAAATCTGTAGAAGAACAGGAAGCTAAATAA
- a CDS encoding STT3 domain-containing protein, with product MNIKETLFKLKPLLIILLLFSIVFLLRMETVSISGVPHDYKSYFEDQNGFPYFSEMDSYYNYRLTQDYLNHGYLGDTIINGTSWDLHSYYPSGRSAEYPPLIIYITAFAYKLVNSFSNVPLNGIAVWLAPFVASLAVIPAYLFVKRLTNDYGGITAGILAGLAPWYFSHTFAGFFDTDMFAVLFPILIVGFFIVGAFTKNIRTRSIYIMLSAISVLVYSMAWQEWWYMFYLVISTGIIYLLISNYVLKMETVKPSKGYPNKFKWFLDQPVLFSLVVFAVTGFLLVGIIMGFSEFTGIISSISQATQLQSSVQGTSYPNVYLSVREMLTPGFWNVVDGVGGILPFMLGIMLIPFLLLKLSQNTHTKELKAPKRKSKPRRKSKKRAKVAEEKRNTVEDPHITEDKKNYLLYVILFTIWLLGLGYLLTKGQRFIENFSVPVVLGAGILIGLLVPYFKKYIKDARYSALAILFVIAVVAYSPAATAYTFSNQIVPSADDSMYELLTWIKDNTPPNTVLTSWWDFGHFFTAVGDRPVTFDGGSQNTPRAYWVGRSLLTSNENLSAGILRMLTSSGEEGISTLENYTHDTGKSVEILNKILPVDRQAAQTILTKGYNLTPVQAQDVLQYTHPINPAPYKLILSADMIIKAGVWSEFGNWNFQNGTGQGYGYSAQQASVSSLDGTVAIHAQNGIVAQINGTQITAGLAYTQNNQTQIMAPHKLIVIKNNQIVMNQIVSNQSQISILLAMDNNSCLAVAMNRELESSMFTRLYFENGAGLSRFKFAHSVGGYVVWNVN from the coding sequence ATGAATATAAAAGAAACTTTATTCAAGCTTAAACCATTACTAATTATACTTCTATTATTTTCAATTGTATTTCTACTTAGAATGGAAACAGTATCTATATCTGGAGTACCTCATGATTATAAATCATATTTTGAAGATCAAAACGGTTTTCCATACTTCAGTGAAATGGATTCTTACTACAACTACCGATTGACTCAGGATTATCTTAACCATGGCTATCTTGGAGATACAATAATAAACGGCACTTCATGGGATTTACATTCTTATTATCCGTCAGGTAGATCCGCAGAGTACCCCCCGCTTATTATTTATATCACTGCGTTTGCATATAAGCTGGTAAATTCCTTTTCAAATGTGCCCTTAAATGGAATTGCCGTATGGTTGGCTCCGTTTGTAGCTTCACTGGCTGTTATTCCTGCGTATTTATTTGTGAAGAGGCTTACCAATGATTATGGAGGGATAACTGCAGGAATTTTAGCTGGTCTAGCGCCATGGTATTTCTCCCACACATTTGCAGGATTTTTTGACACTGACATGTTTGCCGTACTATTCCCGATTCTGATTGTCGGATTTTTTATTGTAGGCGCGTTTACAAAGAATATCAGGACCAGATCGATTTATATAATGTTATCTGCTATTTCAGTACTTGTTTACTCAATGGCATGGCAAGAATGGTGGTATATGTTTTACCTTGTGATAAGTACTGGAATTATATATCTTTTAATTTCAAATTATGTTCTCAAAATGGAGACAGTTAAACCATCTAAAGGGTATCCTAATAAGTTCAAATGGTTTCTGGATCAGCCAGTACTCTTTTCACTTGTAGTATTTGCGGTTACCGGATTTCTTTTAGTAGGTATCATCATGGGATTCTCGGAGTTTACAGGTATTATTTCCAGTATTTCTCAAGCTACTCAATTACAGAGTTCAGTTCAAGGAACATCGTATCCCAATGTATATTTATCAGTTAGAGAAATGTTAACTCCGGGATTCTGGAATGTTGTAGATGGGGTAGGTGGAATATTACCATTTATGCTGGGCATTATGCTTATTCCTTTCCTTTTATTGAAACTAAGTCAGAATACTCATACAAAAGAATTAAAAGCACCAAAAAGGAAGAGTAAACCTAGAAGAAAGTCTAAAAAGAGAGCAAAAGTTGCTGAAGAAAAAAGGAATACTGTAGAGGATCCTCATATAACAGAAGATAAAAAAAATTACCTTTTATACGTAATTTTATTTACAATATGGCTTTTGGGATTAGGTTACCTCCTAACCAAAGGTCAAAGATTTATTGAAAACTTTTCAGTCCCAGTAGTATTAGGTGCAGGAATTTTAATAGGTTTACTTGTACCTTACTTCAAAAAATACATAAAAGATGCCAGATACTCTGCACTGGCCATTTTATTTGTAATTGCAGTGGTGGCATATTCACCTGCAGCAACAGCATATACATTTTCAAATCAAATAGTTCCAAGTGCAGATGATTCAATGTATGAATTATTGACATGGATTAAAGATAACACGCCCCCAAATACGGTTTTAACTTCATGGTGGGATTTTGGCCATTTTTTCACTGCAGTAGGGGACAGGCCTGTCACATTTGACGGCGGGTCTCAAAATACACCTCGTGCCTACTGGGTTGGAAGGTCTCTGTTAACAAGCAACGAAAACCTATCTGCCGGAATACTTAGGATGCTGACTTCAAGCGGTGAGGAGGGTATTTCAACCCTTGAAAATTATACGCATGATACTGGTAAAAGTGTTGAAATATTGAACAAAATTTTACCAGTTGATAGGCAGGCAGCCCAAACTATACTCACAAAAGGTTACAATTTAACTCCTGTTCAGGCTCAAGATGTGTTACAGTATACACATCCTATCAATCCTGCTCCATACAAACTTATATTAAGTGCAGATATGATTATTAAGGCAGGTGTGTGGTCAGAATTTGGAAATTGGAATTTCCAAAATGGAACTGGACAGGGTTATGGTTATTCTGCACAGCAGGCATCTGTCAGTTCATTAGATGGTACTGTAGCGATTCATGCGCAAAATGGTATTGTTGCGCAGATAAATGGAACTCAGATAACTGCGGGATTGGCCTACACTCAGAATAATCAAACTCAAATAATGGCACCTCATAAGCTGATTGTAATTAAAAATAATCAAATAGTAATGAATCAAATTGTTTCTAATCAGAGCCAAATAAGTATACTTTTAGCGATGGACAATAACAGTTGCCTGGCTGTGGCTATGAACAGGGAACTTGAAAGTTCCATGTTTACACGGTTGTACTTTGAAAATGGCGCAGGTTTAAGTAGATTCAAATTTGCACATTCTGTAGGGGGATATGTAGTTTGGAACGTGAATTAG
- a CDS encoding CBS domain-containing protein, translated as MDVKEIMIEGVETIDEDENLEIALKKSTEEGEGGSLIVEHDGEVVGIITTWDVLEEIGNDRNLKDIKVQDAMETHLVTIHTDDTIEHAAKEMVDHGIWRLPVEEAGQIVGIVSATDILVNRIRKIM; from the coding sequence ATGGATGTTAAAGAAATTATGATAGAGGGAGTAGAGACCATAGATGAAGATGAAAATCTAGAAATTGCTTTAAAAAAATCTACAGAGGAAGGCGAAGGTGGAAGCCTTATAGTAGAACATGATGGTGAAGTAGTGGGAATAATTACAACATGGGATGTTTTGGAAGAAATTGGTAATGACCGCAATTTAAAGGATATTAAAGTTCAAGATGCAATGGAAACACACCTCGTAACAATTCATACCGATGATACAATAGAGCATGCTGCCAAAGAAATGGTAGACCATGGTATCTGGAGATTACCAGTAGAAGAAGCTGGTCAAATCGTAGGTATTGTTAGCGCAACTGATATTCTTGTAAATAGAATACGAAAAATCATGTAA